The following is a genomic window from Bacillota bacterium.
TTATAGATTTCCTCAATTTGTTTCGCTGCTTGTTCCAAGGTCTGTGTTTTCGTTGTCCCTGTCAATCCCCCGGCTGTAACCCCAACAATGGCTCCGATCACATCTGCTCCTGCGTTTGCCATCGCCCATCCCTCATCAGCGGTAAAGGCCCAGGCAACGGAAAACAGATTTCTTTTGTGGCAAGTTCTGATCAATTCTACTTCTCTGGAAAAACCGAGACCGACTGCCTCCAGCTGTGCTCCGAATTCCTGCCCATAGATGCCAACGAAGGGTTCATTGGTAAACCCGGAGAACCCCATGGCCAGCAGTTGATCGATAAAGATGTTTATGTCCAGGCGGGGATCGTGGGCACCGATCCCTGCAATACAGGGAGTTTCCTTAACAGCCGGGAGAATATCTCTGGCCATTTTCACCACAAGTTCGTTGGCATTTTCATAAGGGAGCCAAGCCAAAAGGGAAGGTTGGGCGATCATGCGGTAATGAGCAGTGGAGTATACGGCTATTAAATCTGCACCCCCGAGTTCCGCACACCTGGCTGTCAGCCCTGTTCCTGCACCGAACATCAGGAGAGGACTGCCAGCCTTAATCTCTTTTTGCAGATGCTCCAGCACCTCTTGGCGTTGAAATCGCTTTGCCATAAAAACTACCTCCTTCCACTGCATCTTCTGTTCCAATCGAAAACTTCTTATGAGACGCGAGAGCCGGTCCTGTGTCCTGCACCCTCGTCTCGCATCAGCTAAAAGGGCACTATATAGGCAAGGTCCTGGTGACTTCCTTTCTTCCAGGTTCCGTTCAGCATTTCTTCGAGCAGCTCTGACATTAAATCAGAAAACTCCGGTTCATTAAGGTGTTTGTCTACTAGAAGCACATCCAGGTTCGGCTTATCCATGTCAAGTGCTTTTCGCAGTGCCGATATGAAATAGCTTGTGCGCAGCGACCACTGTGGGTTTTCTGGGTCTGCTGCCCAGACTGGTCCTGGGCCCGGGCCGGCCCAACCGAGCTCTTTGTTAGGAGTAGGTAAGTCGCAGGCACCCCAGCCTTTTAATGGTATACAAATAGCTGTTGGCCCCTTGGCGGCATTAAGCTTCTCTGCGATATGTTCACCGATCATGTGGGCCTCCTTAGTAGAGACGCCAACACAGGTTACAGTGGGGTTGTGAACATAAAGCCCCCTACCGGGCTGGTCGGTCTCTTTAAGGAATTTCTGGGGAACTGTCTCTTTGGGACCAAAATTGATCAGATCAAGGCCGCCTGGTGCTATTACCTGAGGAATTCCCATTTCCCCTGCAGCTGTTAAGCGATCAGGTCCCGCGCTAAGCACCCCTCCAAGGAGATAATCCGCGATCTCGTGGGTTGTTATATCCAAAACGCCAACAACAAATCCATCCCTAATCAGTTCTTCCAGGGAGCGTCCGCCGCTTCCTACAGCGTGGTTAATCAAAACATCATAGCCCCTGCCTTCAAAATACTTGGCAGCTCTGAGTACACAGGGTGTGGTGACCCCAAACATCATGCAGCCGATCAGCGGACGTTCATCGGCTACCTCTAGCTTAGGGGAGCTAGCCATGCCTGCCACTGCACCAGCGGCATTGTTAAGGATGGTTCGGGTTACTTTGTTGAGGCCTGCTTCAGCTATGGGGTACATCATGCAGATGTCCTTTGTTCCCACATAAGGGCTGACATCCCCTGAAGCCATGGTGGTAAGCATTAATTTAGGAATGCCCAACGGCAGTGACTGCATGATGCGGGTGGCCATACTTGCACCCATGGATCCGCCGTAAGAAATCATCCCATCCAGCTTTCCTTCTGCCAGGAGTTGGGCCGCGATCTCTTTGGCCCCCTCGACAATGATAGCTGAGGCTTTGCCACGATCCAAAGAGAAGACGTCCTCTTTATTTCGTCCGACCTCCTGCAAGATCCTGCCCACGCTTATATCTGCCCAGCCGACTTCACAGCCAACACTTAGCTCTAGAATAGTTGGTTCCCCACCGGCAGCCTTTACCCTATTTGCCAGGAATTTGATCTCCTGTCCCTTGGTGTCCAGGATGCCAGCTATAAGAATGTTCGGCCGTTTATTCATCTGTTTGACTCCTCCTTTCTTAATAAATCAATAAAAAGGCAGGGAGACCTTTCGATGAGTACAGGTACAACTTCACAAGTATCAATCTTGCTGCAAGATACCAGGTCCTCAGTGCAGTTGATTTCCCTAAGGCGCTGTCCGCTGCTGGACTCTTGGAAAGCGCTGATAATATCTGGATATGATTCATATAGTCTTTGAGCTGCTTGTGCTGCATCAGATAGTCTGGTTTCTGTATTGTTGTTTGACGCAGTTTGGCGAAGGGTCTTTACAAGAAACCCAGCACAGTAGGCATCATCCAGAACGAATCCTCCTTTTTCCCCTGCACAGATGATTCCTATATCTGTGTGGTGTTTGCCAGCAAGTTTCAGCGCCGTTTGGCAACAAGCCTTAGCATTGAGGAAAGAACCTATAAGTACTGCCGGTGCTGAAGCAACCGATTCTACCGCCTTTGTTCCGTTTGTTGTTGTAAGAATCGCGTTCCTGCCATCGGGAGTAAACCTCTGAAGCTCAAAAGGAGAATTGCCGAAGTCAAAACCCTTAACGGTTAGGCCGTTTCGTTCTCCGCCGAGTAACAGTCCTTTAGACCGTGCTAGGGATTTGGCGTCACTGATTGTTTCTGCAGTGTAAACCTTTCGACATCCTTTCGCGAGAAGAGTCACCATGGTGGAGCTGGCCCGGAGCACATCCACAACCACGCAGACTTTACCAAGTAAACAGGGGTTTACACCCGGCGGTACAAGGGCTACATCGATGGTCAGTTTCCGTTTCCTTCGCATTTCTTGATCCCCCTGCCCAAAATGGAAATCGGAAGTCGGAAGTTTGCGATAACTAGCTTGTGACTCAAGGATTCTCATCAATTATCGTTCTTATAAAGGACTTGGCGCGAAAAGCTACCCAAGAGGAATTTCTTTAAACTGCCTGACTGCATCTGCTAGTGGTTTCTCCACTGGGATCCGCTCGATACTAGATGCTCCTAGAAAACCGACCGATTCAGTATTTTCATAGATGTAAGCCGTGTCTTCAGGCATGGCAATGGGGCCGCCATGTGCAAAAATGATCACATCCGGGTTTTTCTGACGAGCTGCCTTTGTCATGTCCCGAATCAAAGCGGCAGCATCTTGCAGGCTCATACCTTCTGCAAATTTGGAGCCGATAGCCCCCCCTCGAGTAAGACCCATATGGCAGATTAAAACATCAAGCTTTGCTTCCCCAACCAGGGCCGCTTCTTCCACATTGAACGCATAGCCCAGGGTAAAGAATCCCAGTTCAGAGGCCAGCTTGAGGGTATCGATCTCCTTGCTGTAGCCCATACCGGTATCTTCCAACTCTTTGCGAAACCGGCCATCGATCAGGCCCACAGTTGGGAAATTCATCACCGCGGAAAAGCCAAGGTCTAGAAGGTGCTTCAAGTATGGCCTCATCTCTCGGGTGGGATCGGTTCCACAGATCCCGGCGATCATGGGCGCCTTGTTTACGACTGGCATGACGCGATTAGCTAGGTCGATGACGATCTGGTTGGCATCTCCGTAGGGCATTAATCCGGCAAGTGAGCCGTTCCCATCCATCCTGTAAAGGCCGGAGTTGTAGACCCCGATCAGATCAGCACCTCCTCGCTCGGCAAATTTTCCCGAAATTCCTGTCCCGGCACCAGCGATAATCACTGGTTTCCCCTCGTTAACGGTTTTTTGCAGCTGCTCCAGTACCTCTTGACGGCTATACTGTTTCGCCACGTTTAGAACCTCCTTAAATTATGTTTTGATATCGAAAAAGGCCTGTTCCTCATTATCTAAAAGGCCCCAGGCCTCAATCGCCCTTTGCAGCTCGGGATGCTGTTTCCCGGCTTCTTCAAGAGTAATCCCCTCTAAAGTGGCCTCGATAGCCTGCCTCATCGCTTTTCCACCTGCCACAGGTCCCATGGGATGGCCGTGA
Proteins encoded in this region:
- a CDS encoding phosphoenolpyruvate hydrolase family protein, with the translated sequence MAKRFQRQEVLEHLQKEIKAGSPLLMFGAGTGLTARCAELGGADLIAVYSTAHYRMIAQPSLLAWLPYENANELVVKMARDILPAVKETPCIAGIGAHDPRLDINIFIDQLLAMGFSGFTNEPFVGIYGQEFGAQLEAVGLGFSREVELIRTCHKRNLFSVAWAFTADEGWAMANAGADVIGAIVGVTAGGLTGTTKTQTLEQAAKQIEEIYKAAAKANPEIIVLTHGGPFKDVETAEYSLIHTCAAGYASGSSGERIPTETAVIEITRRYKNCRVK
- a CDS encoding UPF0261 family protein, whose product is MNKRPNILIAGILDTKGQEIKFLANRVKAAGGEPTILELSVGCEVGWADISVGRILQEVGRNKEDVFSLDRGKASAIIVEGAKEIAAQLLAEGKLDGMISYGGSMGASMATRIMQSLPLGIPKLMLTTMASGDVSPYVGTKDICMMYPIAEAGLNKVTRTILNNAAGAVAGMASSPKLEVADERPLIGCMMFGVTTPCVLRAAKYFEGRGYDVLINHAVGSGGRSLEELIRDGFVVGVLDITTHEIADYLLGGVLSAGPDRLTAAGEMGIPQVIAPGGLDLINFGPKETVPQKFLKETDQPGRGLYVHNPTVTCVGVSTKEAHMIGEHIAEKLNAAKGPTAICIPLKGWGACDLPTPNKELGWAGPGPGPVWAADPENPQWSLRTSYFISALRKALDMDKPNLDVLLVDKHLNEPEFSDLMSELLEEMLNGTWKKGSHQDLAYIVPF
- a CDS encoding 2-phosphosulfolactate phosphatase, which codes for MRRKRKLTIDVALVPPGVNPCLLGKVCVVVDVLRASSTMVTLLAKGCRKVYTAETISDAKSLARSKGLLLGGERNGLTVKGFDFGNSPFELQRFTPDGRNAILTTTNGTKAVESVASAPAVLIGSFLNAKACCQTALKLAGKHHTDIGIICAGEKGGFVLDDAYCAGFLVKTLRQTASNNNTETRLSDAAQAAQRLYESYPDIISAFQESSSGQRLREINCTEDLVSCSKIDTCEVVPVLIERSPCLFIDLLRKEESNR
- a CDS encoding phosphoenolpyruvate hydrolase family protein, encoding MAKQYSRQEVLEQLQKTVNEGKPVIIAGAGTGISGKFAERGGADLIGVYNSGLYRMDGNGSLAGLMPYGDANQIVIDLANRVMPVVNKAPMIAGICGTDPTREMRPYLKHLLDLGFSAVMNFPTVGLIDGRFRKELEDTGMGYSKEIDTLKLASELGFFTLGYAFNVEEAALVGEAKLDVLICHMGLTRGGAIGSKFAEGMSLQDAAALIRDMTKAARQKNPDVIIFAHGGPIAMPEDTAYIYENTESVGFLGASSIERIPVEKPLADAVRQFKEIPLG